A window of Cryptomeria japonica chromosome 3, Sugi_1.0, whole genome shotgun sequence contains these coding sequences:
- the LOC131078360 gene encoding uncharacterized protein LOC131078360 isoform X2 — protein MEKQRSGSGGRGKVRRFFTSQPSYSSDDSSDMIDAVVASPLAVSTHLTADSSGSSSKMSPVSSRTRARGHMDPTSEGSFSFGSRRQLVEGANSKALVPSTSMERRHPANPQAKDSMALVPVPSRKDSKTPDSGSSRRDKQMVPYRSHSFDDREGSNRASRSSSGKAREEKESNRHMASSEVEEKASAWLEDQLNQIDSRYSKKNSVIQEWEEKRRNEANMIFKEIERLNEKRAKAFEQLQIELERVHNKAERKKEKLKWQERD, from the exons ATGGAGAAGCAGAGATCTGGGTCGGGGGGCAGAGGAAAGGTCAGGCGGTTCTTCACATCTCAGCCCTCCTATTCGAGCGATGATAGCAGTGACATGATTGACGCAGTGGTGGCATCTCCACTGGCTGTGTCCACACACTTAACTGCCGACAGTTCCGGCAGCTCCTCAAAGATGAGTCCTGTTTCCAGTCGCACTCGAGCCCGAGGTCACATGGATCCAACTTCGGAAGGCTCTTTCTCTTTTGGCAGCAGGAGACAATTGGTTGAAGGCGCCAACTCAAAGGCCCTGGTGCCTTCTACTTCCATGGAAAGGAGGCACCCCGCCAATCCACAGGCTAAGGACTCCATGGCCCTGGTGCCTGTGCCTTCAAGAAAAGATTCAAAAACTCCTG ATTCTGGGTCTTCTCGCCGGGACAAGCAGATGGTTCCTTATAGATCCCATTCATTTGATGACAGAGAGGGGTCAAACAGAGCATCTAGATCTTCAAGTGGTAAAGCCAGAGAGGAGAAGGAGAGCAATAGGCACATGGCGTCAAGCGAGGTGGAGGAAAAGGCATCTGCTTGGTTGGAGGACCAACTAAACCAGATTGATAGCAG GTATAGCAAGAAGAATAGtgtaattcaagaatgggaagAGAAGCGAAGGAATGAAGCCAACATGATTTTTAAAGAAATTGAG AGATTAAATGAAAAGAGGGCGAAAGCATTTGAGCAGCTGCAAATTGAATTAGAGAGAGTTCACAATAAAGCAGAGCGAAAGAAAGAGAAATTGAAATGGCAAGAAAGAGACTGA
- the LOC131078360 gene encoding remorin 1.4-like isoform X1 has product MEKQRSGSGGRGKVRRFFTSQPSYSSDDSSDMIDAVVASPLAVSTHLTADSSGSSSKMSPVSSRTRARGHMDPTSEGSFSFGSRRQLVEGANSKALVPSTSMERRHPANPQAKDSMALVPVPSRKDSKTPDSGSSRRDKQMVPYRSHSFDDREGSNRASRSSSGKAREEKESNRHMASSEVEEKASAWLEDQLNQIDSRYSKKNSVIQEWEEKRRNEANMIFKEIEKRLNEKRAKAFEQLQIELERVHNKAERKKEKLKWQERD; this is encoded by the exons ATGGAGAAGCAGAGATCTGGGTCGGGGGGCAGAGGAAAGGTCAGGCGGTTCTTCACATCTCAGCCCTCCTATTCGAGCGATGATAGCAGTGACATGATTGACGCAGTGGTGGCATCTCCACTGGCTGTGTCCACACACTTAACTGCCGACAGTTCCGGCAGCTCCTCAAAGATGAGTCCTGTTTCCAGTCGCACTCGAGCCCGAGGTCACATGGATCCAACTTCGGAAGGCTCTTTCTCTTTTGGCAGCAGGAGACAATTGGTTGAAGGCGCCAACTCAAAGGCCCTGGTGCCTTCTACTTCCATGGAAAGGAGGCACCCCGCCAATCCACAGGCTAAGGACTCCATGGCCCTGGTGCCTGTGCCTTCAAGAAAAGATTCAAAAACTCCTG ATTCTGGGTCTTCTCGCCGGGACAAGCAGATGGTTCCTTATAGATCCCATTCATTTGATGACAGAGAGGGGTCAAACAGAGCATCTAGATCTTCAAGTGGTAAAGCCAGAGAGGAGAAGGAGAGCAATAGGCACATGGCGTCAAGCGAGGTGGAGGAAAAGGCATCTGCTTGGTTGGAGGACCAACTAAACCAGATTGATAGCAG GTATAGCAAGAAGAATAGtgtaattcaagaatgggaagAGAAGCGAAGGAATGAAGCCAACATGATTTTTAAAGAAATTGAG AAGAGATTAAATGAAAAGAGGGCGAAAGCATTTGAGCAGCTGCAAATTGAATTAGAGAGAGTTCACAATAAAGCAGAGCGAAAGAAAGAGAAATTGAAATGGCAAGAAAGAGACTGA